The following DNA comes from Bacteroidota bacterium.
TGACGCCCACCCTTGTGAATACTTCCAAATAAAGAATTCAGCAGAAAATAAGAATAATATTTAGGGGCATTTTCAATTTTACGTGTACTATGATAAGATGTGGTTAAAATGAAACCCGGTTTTTTCTTGAATTTGCTGACAGTAAAAAAAAGAAATAACCAGTTTTTTCTTTTCTTACGTGTGATATGGATACCACCAATATTAAACTTATTTGCAAATTCAAGATGCGAATGCAATATAATCTGTTGGTGATATTTTTCAGGAATACTATTGAGGAGCTCTTCTATTTTATGACGAGGGTATCCATGTTTACGTAAGTGAAGATGAGTCATTCCTTCTTCAAACATTGCAGTCAGAATTTTTGCTTCATCTTTTACACGGTGGCCACTGGAGAGAACGATTATTTTCTTTGATTTTTTTTCCACTTAAATGTAATTTTTGTTTTTCACATCGAATTTTAGCTATTCATTGCAACCAGAAATTCTTCGTTCGATCTGGTGTTTTTCATTCTGTCCTGTAAAAACAGCATAGCTTCTTCAGGATTCATATCGGACAAATATTTTCGTAGAATCCATATACGTTGAAGTAATGCCTTATCAATAATTAGTTCTTCGCGTCTGGTACTTGATGAAGGAACATCAATGGCAGGATAAATCCTTTTATTTGCCAAGCGTCTGTCGAGCTGTAATTCCATATTACCGGTACCTTTAAACTCTTCAAAAATAACCTCATCCATACGAGAACCTGTATCAATTAATGCTGTAGCTAATATGGTTAAACTTCCACCGCCTTCAACATTACGTGCCGCACCAAAGAATCTTTTTGGTTTGTGTAGTGCATTAGAATCAACTCCTCCTGTTAATACTTTTCCAGAAGCAGGAGAAACGGTATTGTATGCACGTGCC
Coding sequences within:
- a CDS encoding thiamine phosphate synthase produces the protein MEKKSKKIIVLSSGHRVKDEAKILTAMFEEGMTHLHLRKHGYPRHKIEELLNSIPEKYHQQIILHSHLEFANKFNIGGIHITRKKRKNWLFLFFTVSKFKKKPGFILTTSYHSTRKIENAPKYYSYFLLNSLFGSIHKGGRHAYKEPDKLKEFLRATNRDIVALGGIDLINIKSVTEIGFRAVGLHGGIWGFDNPLEKFKDLRDAYLSN